Genomic DNA from Carboxydothermus pertinax:
GTTGGGTTAAGCGGGTACTGCGATGTCGCGGCCCAAACCGTTCTACTTCTTTTTTGGCCTGCCAAATCCCCAAGTTTACAATTGGACCGGGAGCCCCGGAAGTCCCGGATAAAATCACTCCATTTATGCTTTCCCCGTAAAGGGAAATATAGCGCTGGGTCAGGAAAGAACCCATGCTGTGGCCAAACAGGATAATTGGAACCCCCGAATTTTCTCCTTTTACAAAATCAATAATTTCCTTTATATCCTGCACCATACGATTAAATCCATCGGGACCTAAATAACCTATTTCAAGAAGGCTTTTGGCAGTTTTACCGTGTCCTCGGTGGTCGTGGGCATAAACAAGATAACCCTTTTTTATTAAAACAGAAGCAAACCGCTCATACCGGACAGCCGTTTCGGCCATACCATGGGCAATGTAAATAACCGCCCGTGGTTTTACTTCTTCCAAGGGAGACCAGCGATAGCAGTATATCTTCTGGCCATCACTGGCTTTAAAGATAAAGTTGGTAAAACCCATTCTATCTCCTCCCAAACCGCTATCATTATAATTCGCCGCTGAACTTCACCGCCAAATGAAGTTTATACCCGGGCTTTATTTTGAAGTTTTTCGGGATTGGCGGAGTTAAAATAAAATCTACTTTTTTATTTTTTATGTTTAAAAAAGAATTATTATTATTCTTTTATTAAAACATTCAACATTATTTTACATTTTCCTGTTTTTTGAAAAATATTTTGCGTTAGATTTTGAAAAAATCGCTTGCCGGGCGCACCAAAAAAAGGAGCCACCACACTGGCTCCTTTTTTAACTTCGGTTTCATCCCAGTCGCTTCCACCATAAAAAAGGCCTTTTAGCCTTTCATCTAATGCTTCTTTTAAATATTTAAATATTTCTTTACTTATTTATTGTTTCCGAAAGAGGTTTGCCCCCGCTTCCTACATTATCTAAGGAATTTTCCCGAATTATTACAATAAAAGCTTGAGCTGGAATATTAAGAGTAGAACTTGCCGCATCAGTAAGATTTTTGATGAGCTCTGCCTTTTTTTCTTTGGACATAGGCCCTGCATCAATTTGGATTACCGGCATTTTTTCCCTCCTTTCCACTTTTAATAAACCCTTCGTAATTTTATTTTAACTTAAAAGCAATATTTTTCAAACCTTCAGCCACCGCCGGCCCCCTCCGGCTGAAGCCGCTATTTCTTCATTGATAGTACTTTGTTCTTCAGCCGGGGCAGCTATACCCTGAACTGCAGTATTAACTTCGATAAAGCAGTTAATAGCCCAAAACTACCTTTAAGCATTGGGATTTTCTTTTAAAGCAATGCTAATTTCAAAATCTCCTGCTTTTGTCTTAATTGGTACCAATAAAGATTTAGGAGCGGCAACCGAAACCGATTTATTTTCCCCTAAGATTATCTGGGGAGGCGCAATATTGCACCAATAATCAGCTTTTTCCAAATAACTAACCGCATTACCGCTAATTATATTACCCACTTCACCCAAAGCGGAAGTTACAAAAATATCAAGGGCATCAATTTCCATCCCCGACATTATTCTCACTATTTCTAAAGCCGTTGTTTTGGGGAAACTGTAAACAACCGCCCCCAAAAGTGATCCAACAATACTGATTAACACATTTGCATCTTTTCCTGCAATTAGATCTTCTTTTAATTCTATTTTCCCCTTTTCAATTCTTAATCCTAACATGCGGTCAAAAACATCTTGAGTTGCCATTAAAAAGGGATTAACAAATTCTGCTTTCATTAATTGCCCCCTCCTTGACTGCGTACATATGCACCAATTTTCTGGTCTTCCATGACCACATGATAAATAAGCCAGGCCATTAATTTTCCGCCAAACTCCTGGACTATCTCTTCATTAAAGCCACTGGCTGCAAATTTTTCCGCATATTTAGCTACTTCCGCTTTAAATTCTTCATGGATTAAATAATGTTTCGCAAAATCCGGATAATTAATCTCCTGCTGATACGCTTCTTCATCCGCAAAATGCTCAACTACATACCCTTGCATAAACTTTAAGGTTTTTTTAACTTGCTCTACTTTATCTTCCCAGTCCCCTGGTCCTTTTATTGCCCGTAAAAATTCATCTACCCGGTGAAAAAGTTCTTGATGCTGAGCATCAACTTTTTCGACCCCAATTCGGTAAGATTCTTTCCATATCATCGCGTGTCACCCCTGATAATTTATTGATATTTTGAATTATTCGGCAAAACAATAATAATTCCTGCTATCATTATTAATGATAACAGGAAAATTTTTTAAACAAAAGTTATGCACCAGCTAGCAAAGTTTAATTTTCCGGACATTTCTCGGAAAAACGAACACAATTTCGCCCTGAAGCTTTGGCTGCATAAAGCATTTGGTCAGCGCGCATTAATAATGTATCAAGCGTATCCCCGGAGCAATAACCGGTTACCCCAAAACTGGCAGTCACCCGGCTTACCACCGGAATCTCCATTAAACTTAGCTGCTCCCGCAACTCTTCCGCTAAGCCGGCGGCCTCTTGCACGTGAGTATCCGGTAGGAGAATCACAAACTCTTCACCGCCCCAGCGGGCTAAGCAGTCGGTTTGCCGAATCCTGTTTTTTATTAAATTTACCAGGCTTTTTAAAACCAAATCGCCTGCCGCATGGCCAAAACGGTCATTTACATTCTTAAAATGGTCGATATCTAACATAATTAACGAAAAGGGCCTATTGGTCCTTTTGGTCCGCTCTATTTCCCTTTCTAACACTTCGGTAAAATACCGGCGGTTATATGCTTGGGTTAGATAATCGGTAACGGATAAACGGTAAAGCTGTTCTTCCAGTTTTTTACGCTCTGTAAGGTCGATAAAAGTCTCAATCAACTTTTCGCCGCTTTTAGTTTTTAGTCGTTTAACGATTTTAAGTACTGGTAACCGAGAGCCATCCACTCTATGTAAAATCCGCTCCGCACAATCCACTTCTTGACCTACCGCTGTAACCGGACACAATCCCTTAATTTCGGGAAATATCTCAAAACAACTTTTGCCAATAACCTCATCCGGAGACTCTCCAATCATCGCAACAGCTTCTAGGTTTACGTTTTCAATCCGATGAGTTTTAGCATCAATGACCATAACTCCAGCCGGCATACTGTCAAGAATAAGCCCTAAAAATTCCTTTTGCTCTCTTATTTCTTCTTCCATTTTTTGTATTTTGTTACATCAATCACATAGTGGATGTAAGTATTTTCGTCTACCGGTACCCACCAGGTATCCCAAACACTATTTTCTACCTTAACTTCGCAGTTTTCTTTTTGCCTTTGGTTCAAGGCCTCATCCGCCCGGCAAAAATAACACTTGGTATCTGGTAACGGCTTCCCGGTGGTTTCAAAGACCTCCCGGGCGACAGGAGATATCATTTTTAAGTGGTGAATACTGCGCCAGCAATAATCGCCAACTACTGCTCCCAGTGCTTTTGCCGCCTGGTTGAGGGCCAGAATCCGTCTTTCCCGGTTAATAAGGTACGTAGGATTGGGCAAGGCCTCTAACATCAACCGTAACTTTTGGTCTTTTCGCCGGTTTTCTTCTTCCAGCTCATTCCTTTCGGTCAAATCAATAATTAGCGCCAGGCACAATTTTTTTACCCTGTAGTCAAAAAGCTGCAGGTAAACTTCT
This window encodes:
- a CDS encoding bacteriohemerythrin, with the protein product MIWKESYRIGVEKVDAQHQELFHRVDEFLRAIKGPGDWEDKVEQVKKTLKFMQGYVVEHFADEEAYQQEINYPDFAKHYLIHEEFKAEVAKYAEKFAASGFNEEIVQEFGGKLMAWLIYHVVMEDQKIGAYVRSQGGGN
- a CDS encoding alpha/beta hydrolase, with amino-acid sequence MGFTNFIFKASDGQKIYCYRWSPLEEVKPRAVIYIAHGMAETAVRYERFASVLIKKGYLVYAHDHRGHGKTAKSLLEIGYLGPDGFNRMVQDIKEIIDFVKGENSGVPIILFGHSMGSFLTQRYISLYGESINGVILSGTSGAPGPIVNLGIWQAKKEVERFGPRHRSTRLTQLTFGSYNKKFKPNRTEFDWLSRDHEEVLKYINDPYCGGVFTASFYYDFLRGLKETFRPENLRKIPKELPIFIISGDHDPVGSMGKGVLKLIKTYEKLGLTRVTYKLYPGGRHEMLNETNREEVVKDILSWLSKVV
- a CDS encoding chemotaxis protein CheX; this translates as MKAEFVNPFLMATQDVFDRMLGLRIEKGKIELKEDLIAGKDANVLISIVGSLLGAVVYSFPKTTALEIVRIMSGMEIDALDIFVTSALGEVGNIISGNAVSYLEKADYWCNIAPPQIILGENKSVSVAAPKSLLVPIKTKAGDFEISIALKENPNA
- a CDS encoding sensor domain-containing diguanylate cyclase; amino-acid sequence: MEEEIREQKEFLGLILDSMPAGVMVIDAKTHRIENVNLEAVAMIGESPDEVIGKSCFEIFPEIKGLCPVTAVGQEVDCAERILHRVDGSRLPVLKIVKRLKTKSGEKLIETFIDLTERKKLEEQLYRLSVTDYLTQAYNRRYFTEVLEREIERTKRTNRPFSLIMLDIDHFKNVNDRFGHAAGDLVLKSLVNLIKNRIRQTDCLARWGGEEFVILLPDTHVQEAAGLAEELREQLSLMEIPVVSRVTASFGVTGYCSGDTLDTLLMRADQMLYAAKASGRNCVRFSEKCPEN
- the dmpI gene encoding 4-oxalocrotonate tautomerase DmpI encodes the protein MERREKMPVIQIDAGPMSKEKKAELIKNLTDAASSTLNIPAQAFIVIIRENSLDNVGSGGKPLSETINK